A stretch of the Osmerus eperlanus chromosome 10, fOsmEpe2.1, whole genome shotgun sequence genome encodes the following:
- the piezo1 gene encoding piezo-type mechanosensitive ion channel component 1 isoform X2, with product MELQVVCGLLYCFLLPTVLLAACLFRYNALSLVYLLYLLLLPWFLWPNKHTLRGHTGRFIKALFSTSLLFLLAHVSFQICLYTLPALDLALGHNCSSWETFSRHVGVSRLPLDDIWSVLRLLTPDLAVFLVSLVTMVVCGQLVKRKEVLVVTPPASASLLELEHGSEEEHDKEEEEEGDEEGDEEGDKEGRSSPSDPEEEISTAMRAKQLAERLQATARKVLRDLGRILAIILLALAGITLPSAFSAMYFLLFISVCTWWACHLPISHLGFNALCVMVGFFTGGHLVCLYFYQSLFTQGLFPPHSLWARLFGLKDIIKPGNCSSSPHEFILNTEHDWPVYVNPGILLLLYITVAIVLKMGGHASPEKGDEGKPFVKGVESGVGEEVELRPWSTQRQNSKDDTQHMLLPVGESDTSRAEVTNESSHPDLAPELTGASNGQQGDNPFYLLGRVVMQQSYVCALIAMMVWSITYHSWLTFVLLLWACLIWMLRARRHFATLCSPFILLYGLALCCLQYVWAIDLEPELPTSLGHMSLRQLGLDRAQYPCLRLGALLLFTLTFWLLLRQSVKDSFSRTNTAPLQEVTTGEQSGRNESVLNVLGAKVMSCYAKYWIYVCGGMFIMVSFAGKLVGYKIIYMLLFLLCLCLYQVYYSLWRRLLKVFWWLVVAYTMLVLITIYTFQFEDFPDYWKNFTGFTEEQLADIGLETFKLSELFTSIVIPGFFLLACILQLHYFHKPFMKLTDLEHVTPVHRKKSGHKSEVRVGFEEEDLGTDLGDDESEDEDIMPSKWGLVMDRLLVLSRKFSEILSQVQVFIWRVLELHILKMVAFFTIWVALGETSVMNLVLVVFWAFAMPYDRFRHMASCLSTVWVCIIIVCKMLYQLSIVNPIEYSNNCTVPQANETNLNEEEMVNSTLYREPVDPANWFGFRKDATVLGYSKNHLLVLMLLVFEAMVYRHQAHHYRQLQRSPPKILTIFPQATRDTLDHGLLPCLKYLLNYSFYKFGLEICFLMTVNVIGQRMNFLVIIHGCWLVAIMVRRRRAAIAQIWPKYCLFLSIFMIYQYVLCVGIPPALCIDYPWRWNSQVMVNSALIKWIFLPDFYTIPNSKNLIADFALLMCASQQWKVFENEKKEEWMVLAGENTDNPNPMDGRPFNPAPNFINCRCYLDMAKVLVFRHLFWFVLSVVFVTGATRISVFGLGYLMACFFFLLFGTKLLIKPSRTRLVLWDCLIIYNVAVIVSKNMLSILACVFVVEMQKGFCWVIQLFSLVCTVKGYYDPKSVSDKTCTLPVEEAGIIWDSICFLFLLLQRRVFLSFYFLHVTADLQASAQQASRGFELFRASMIKNMKFHQQIEKKSLSQLKRSMERIRSKQQKYKDGRRVSAIQEEQSGEPQKEKKRSKQTKKWHRPWLDHATVLHSGEYYLFESDSEEEEELQSEDQKPQKQTACQLAYQAWVTSVKSALKDRQQRQRELKRREREGRLAMRQAGSPLGGGDNEVFEEGVLHEDLEVNEEQEPEESGRGDMVQRLLDVLRFLLAVVLAMVDGMTQWLNLLTKQYVDTSTVLCNERYLLIHKISQCPVREPVDDQLSQGSESPTLDTCLDDGDTDNIIYTSTTCGYELEFPGEPGELGRTTPYSGTTLGSEPTTMELDQEPQNRSRYRHSRTASELLSDRAFFIEELEQSRDFYSSQNRLLKLLFALYNLLAGNSELVCYFIIVLNNVVTASVISLVLPILVFLWAMLAVPRPSKKFWMTAIVYTEVMVVVKYLFQFGFFPWNSVYEMTLNEDKPFFPPRILGLEKTDNYIRYDLLQLLALFFHRSLLQRYGLWDHEGPLEDKSNNEGEQAKSSRKEGEREEVCPISGPSLTDIEAKQLDQTQRNDSDPGPEPEPGTSSVPTQEPPAPPSPSQSEQGPRKRSSLMRFHKKRQPSKDSTDSKDSKKKQKSKRKEAASKRLKAIGEKIRHFLITGARSVYKPVQGFFSDILHAEYQAATDVYALMFLTDVIDFIIIVFGFWAFGKHSAAADIASTLSEDQVPEAFLVMLLIQFSTMIIDRALYLRKTVLGKLIFQIFLVLGIHLWMFFILPAVTERMFSQNSVAQLWYFVKCIYFGLSAYQIRCGYPTCILGNFLTKKYNHLNLFLFQGFRLVPFLVELRAVMDWVWTDTTLSLSNWMCVEDIYANIFIIKCSRETEKKYPQPKGQKKKKIVKYGMGGLIIFFLICIIWFPLLFISLVRSVVGVVNHPVDVTVTVKLGGYEPLFTMSVQQQSIQPFTEKNYDTLTTVFGDNAVAMQFITLYSYEDIVTAKIEGSSGSVWRISPPSRQEVIKELLASPVDMTLRLAWTFQRDLGKGGTVEHTFDKHSIDFTPGNPVRADLASLLVGNRTDPVRVPHMFPNYIRAPNGAEAKPVSQLYEADEESFQDVTLSLKSDRSLNGSGNQEWWDISIADCLPTSDNCGVLPMIIFNDKVSPPSLGFLAGYGIMGLYVSVVLVIGKFVRGFFSEISHSIMFEELPCVDRILKLCTDIFLVRETGELELEEELYSKLIFLYRSPETMIKWTRDNQRDRDRH from the exons gGCATACGGGTCGTTTCATCAAGGCTCTGTTCAGCACCAGTCTCCTGTTCCTACTGGCTCATGTGTCTTTCCAAATATGTCTCTATACCTTGCCTGCCCTGGATCTGGCCCTTGGACACAACT GCAGCTCTTGGGAAACTTTCTCCAGACATGTGGGTGTATCCAG ACTGCCGCTGGATGACATCTGGAGTGTGCTGCGGctgttgacccctgacctggctGTGTTCTTGGTCTCCCTGGTGACCATGGTGGTGTGCGGACAGCTGGTGAAGAGAAAGGAGGTGCTTGTTGTCACACCCCCAGCTTCAGCCTCGCTACTGGAA CTAGAGCATGGCAGTGAGGAGGAGCAtgataaggaggaggaagaggagggggatgaagagggagacgAAGAGGGAGACAAGGAAGGCCGGTCATCTCCCAGCGACCCAGAGGAGGAGATCTCCACAGCTATGCGAGCCAAGCAGCTGGCAGAACGCCTACAAGCCACGGCCCGGAAAGTTCTCCGCGACCTGGGGCGGATCTTGGCCATCATTCTGCTGGCCCTGGCTG GCATCACCCTGCCCTCGGCCTTCTCAGCCATGTACTTCCTGCTCTTCATCAGCGTGTGCACCTGGTGGGCGTGCCACCTTCCCATCAGCCACCTGGGCTTCAACGCgttgtgtgtgatggtgggCTTCTTCACGGGGGGGCACCTGGTGTGTCTGTACTTCTACCAGAGTCTCTTCACCCAGGGGCTCTTCCCCCCACACAGCCTCTGGGCCAG GCTATTTGGCCTAAAGGATATAATCAAACCTGGGAACTGCTCCTCTTCCCCCCATGAGTTCATTCTCAACACAGAACATGACTGGCCCGTGTATGTGAACCCCGGTATCTTGCTCCTCCTCTACATCACAGTGGCAATAGTTCTGAAGATGGGAGGCCATGCCTCACCTGAGAAG GGGGATGAAGGGAAGCCGTTTGTGAAGGGGGTAGAGTctggggtaggagaggaggtggagctaCGGCCCTGGTCCACACAAAGACAGAACAGCAAGGACGACACCCAG cACATGCTTCTACCTGTGGGAGAATCTGACACCTCTAGGGCTGAAGTGACCAATGAGTCCAGTCATCCAGATTTAG CCCCAGAGCTCACTGGTGCCTCTAATGGCCAACAGGGGGACAATCCCTTCTACCTGCTGGGCAGAGTGGTCATGCAGCAGAGCTATGTGTGTGCCCTCATTGCCATGATG GTGTGGAGCATCACCTATCACAGCTGGCTGACCTTCGTGCTGCTGCTGTGGGCTTGTCTCATCTGGATGTTACGCGCCCGACGCCACTTTGCCACTCTGTGTTCCCCGTTCATCCTCCTGTATGGCCTGGCTCTGTGCTGCCTGCAGTATGTCTGGGCCATCGACCTAGAGCCAGAGCTGCCTACTAGCCTGGGCCACATGAGCCTCCGCCAGCTGGGGCTGGACCGGGCCCAGTACCCCTGTCTCCGCCTGGGGGCactg CTGCTGTTCACTCTGACCTTCTGGCTTCTTTTGCGCCAGTCAGTGAAAGACAGCTTTAGCAGGACCAATACTGCCCCCCTACAGGAGGTCACCACAGGAG AGCAGAGTGGAAGGAACGAGTCCGTTCTGAATGTCCTGGGCGCCAAGGTGATGAGCTGCTACGCCAAGTACTGGATCTATGTGTGCGGAGGCATGTTCATCATGGTTAGCTTCGCTGGCAAGCTGGTGGGATACAAGATCATCTACATGCTGCTCTTCCTGCTCTGCCTATGTCTCTACCAG gtGTATTACTCTCTCTGGCGCCGTCTGCTGAAGGTGTTCTGGTGGCTAGTGGTGGCTTACACCATGCTGGTCCTCATCACCATCTACACCTTCCAGTTCGAAGACTTCCCCGACTACTGGAAGAACTTCACTGGCTTCACCGAGGAGCA GCTGGCTGACATTGGTCTGGAGACATTTAAGCTGTCTGAACTGTTCACCAGCATTGTGATCCCTGGCTTCTTCCTACTGGCCTGCATCCTACAGCTTCACTATTTCCACAAGCCCTTCATGAAGCTCACTGACCTGGAGCACGTCACCCCCGTACATAG AAAGAAGAGTGGCCACAAGTCTGAGGTCCGGGTGGGCTTTGAGGAGGAAGACCTGGGGACGGACTTGGGAGATGATGAATCTGAGGATGAAG ACATAATGCCCAGTAAATGGGGTCTGGTGATGGATCGCCTGCTGGTCTTGTCCAGAAAGTTCTCAGAGATCCTGTCCCAAGTCCAAGTGTTCATTTGGAGGGTCCTGGAACTACACATACTCAAGATGGTGGCTTTCTTCACCATCTGGGTGGCTTTGGGAGAG aCGTCAGTGATGAACTTGGTACTTGTAGTTTTCTGGGCCTTTGCCATGCCCTATGACCGTTTCCGCCACATGGCGTCCTGTCTGTCCACTGTCTGGGTCTGCATCATCATTGTCTGCAAGATGCTCTACCAGCTCAGCATCGTCAACCCCATTGAGTACTCCAACAATTGTACTGTG ccccaggCCAATGAGACCAACCTgaatgaggaggagatggtgaacTCAACTTTGTATAGGGAGCCAGTGGACCCAGCTAATTGGTTTGGCTTCAGGAAGGATGCAACAGTGCTGGGGTACAGTAAG AATCACTTGTTAGTGCTGATGTTGTTGGTGTTTGAAGCCATGGTCTACCGTCACCAGGCCCACCACTACCGCCAGCTACAGCGCTCGCCGCCAAAGATCCTGACCATCTTCCCCCAGGCCACCAGAGACACCCTGGACCAtggcctgctgccctgcctcaaGTACCTGCTCAACTACAGCTTTTACAAGTTTGGACTTGAG ATCTGCTTCCTGATGACGGTGAATGTGATTGGGCAGCGAATGAACTTCCTTGTGATTATCCACGGTTGCTGGCTGGTTGCGATCATGGTGCGACGGCGGCGGGCAGCAATAGCTCAGATCTGGCCCAAGTACTGCCTCTTCCTGTCCATCTTCATGATCTACCAGTATGTTCTGTGCGTGGGCATCCCGCCTGCACTCTGCATAG ACTACCCATGGCGTTGGAACAGCCAAGTCATGGTCAACTCAGCCCTCATCAAGTGGATTTTCCTCCCGGACTTCTACACCATCCCCAACTCTAAAAACCTCATAG CGGACTTTGCCCTGTTGATGTGTGCATCGCAGCAGTGGAAGGTTTTTGAGAATGAGAAGAAGGAGGAATGGATGGTCCTGGCTGGTGAGAACACAGACAACCCCAATCCCATGGATGGACGGCCTTTCAACCCTGCACCTAACTTCATCAACTGCAG GTGCTACCTGGACATGGCCAAGGTCCTGGTGTTCCGCCATCTCTTCTGGTTTGTGCTGTCTGTGGTGTTTGTTACAGGGGCCACCAGGATCAGTGTGTTTGGCCTGGGCTACCTGATGGCTTGCTTCTTCTTCCTGCTCTTTGGCACCAAGCTTCTCATCAAACCATCCCGCACACGCCTGGTCCTCTGGGACTGCCTCATCATCTACAACGTGGCTGTCATCGTCTCCAAGAACATGCTGTCT ATCCTGGCATGTGTTTTTGTGGTGGAAATGCAAAAGGGCTTCTGCTGGGTGATCCAGCTCTTTAGCCTGGTCTGCACTGTCAAGGGATACTACGATC CTAAGTCGGTCAGCGACAAGACATGTACTCTGCCGGTGGAAGAGGCGGGCATCATTTGGGACAGCATCTGTTTCCTGTTCCTGCTTCTCCAGAGAAGGGTCTTCCTCAGTTTTTACTTCCTCCATGTGACTGCCGACTTGCAGGCCTCAGCCCAGCAAGCCTCCCG GGGGTTTGAATTGTTTAGAGCCAGCATGATCAAAAACATGAAGTTCCACCAACAGATTGAGAAAAAGTCCCTTTCACAGCTGAAGAGATC AATGGAACGGATTCGCTCCAAACAGCAAAAGTACAAAGATGGCCGCCGAGTGTCAGCCATCCAGGAGGAACAGTCAGGCGAGCcccagaaggagaagaagagatcgaaacagacaaagaaatggcaCCGGCCCTGGCTGGACCACGCTACAG TGTTGCATTCTGGGGAGTACTACCTGTTTGAGTCGGAcagcgaggaggaagaggagctccAGTCAGAGGACCAGAAGCCTCAGAAACAGACGGCCTGTCAG ctggcctACCAAGCGTGGGTGACCAGTGTGAAGTCGGCACTGAAGGACCgacagcagagacagagggagctgaagaggagagagagagaggggagactggCCATGCGGCAGGCTGGATCACCTTTAG GCGGAGGGGACAATGAGGTGTTTGAGGAAGGTGTTTTACATGAAGACCTAGAAGTCAACGAGGAGCAGGAACCTGAGGAATCCG GAAGGGGGGACATGGTACAGCGACTGCTGGATGTTCTGAGGTTTCTGCTGGCGGTGGTTCTGGCCATGGTGGATGGGATGACCCAGTGGCTCAACCTGCTGACCAAGCAGTACGTAGATACCTCCACCGTGCTTTGCAACGAACGGTACCTGCTCATCCACAAGATCAGCCAG TGTCCTGTGAGAGAGCCTGTGGATGATCAGCTGTCCCAAGGCAGCGAGAGCCCCACCCTGGATACCTGTCTGGACGACGGAGACACTGACAACATTATCTACACCAGCACAACCTG TGGGTATGAGCTGGAGTTTCCTGGCGAGCCTGGCGAACTGGGCCGAACCACTCCTTACAGCGGCACCACGCTGGGTTCTGAACCCACCACCATGGAGCTAGACCAGGAACCTCAGAACCGCAGTCGCTACCGACACTCTAGAACTGCCTCAGAGCTACTCTCTGACAG ggccttCTTCATCGAAGAGCTGGAACAGAGCAGGGATTTCTACTCCTCTCAGAACCGCCTCCTCAAGCTGCTCTTTGCTCTCTACAACCTGCTGGCCGGAAACTCTGAGCTGGTCTGTTACTTCATCATTGTCCTTAACAATGTGGTGACGGCTTCAGTTATCTCCCTGGTGCTGcccatcctggtgttcctctgggcCATGCTGGCTGTTCCCCGGCCCAGCAAGAAGTTCTGGATGACAGCCATTGTGTATACGGAG gtgatggtggtggtgaagtACTTGTTCCAGTTCGGcttcttcccctggaacagtgTGTATGAGATGACCCTGAACGAGGACAagcccttcttccctccccgcATCCTGGGCCTGGAGAAGACGGACAACTACATCAGATATGACCTTCTGCAGCTGCTGGCTCTCTTCTTCCACAGGTCACTGCTGCAG cGCTATGGCCTATGGGACCATGAGGGTCCCTTGGAGGACAAGAGCAATAATGAGGGAGAACAGGCGAAGAGCagtaggaaggagggagagagagaggaggtctgTCCCATCTCTGGACCTAGCCTCACTGACATTGAGGCAAAACAGCTTGACCAGACCCAGAGAAATGACTCAGACCCAGGACCCGAGCCCGAGCCCGGCACCAGCTCTGTCCCCACCCAGGAGCCACCTGCCCCTCCCAGTCCCAGCCAGTCTGAGCAGGGCCCTCGGAAGAGGAGCAGTTTAATGCGCTTCCACAAGAAGAGACAACCAAGCAAAG ATTCCACAGACAGTAAGGATTCAAAGAAAAAACAGAAGTCTAAACGCAAAGAGGCAGCCAGTAAAAGACTGAAGGCCATAGGAGAAAAGATCAGACACTTCCTCATTACTGG CGCTCGCAGTGTGTATAAGCCAGTTCAGGGCTTCTTCTCTGACATCCTGCATGCAGAGTACCAAGCTGCTACTGACGTCTACGCTCTCATGTTCCTCACCGATGTCATCGACTTCATCATCATCGTCTTCGGCTTCTGGGCCTTTGGG AAACACTCGGCAGCAGCAGACATCGCTTCCACCCTGTCTGAGGACCAGGTTCCTGAAGCCTTCCTGGTAATGCTGTTGATCCAGTTCAGCACCATGATCATTGATCGAGCTCTCTATCTGAGGAAGACCGTCTTGGGGAAGCTGATCTTCCAGATCTTCCTGGTGTTGGGCATCCACCTCTGGATGTTCTTCATCCTCCCTGCAGTCACTGAGAG gatGTTTAGTCAAAACTCGGTGGCCCAGCTCTGGTACTTTGTCAAGTGTATTTACTTTGGCCTCTCAGCCTATCAGATCCGCTGTGGGTACCCCACCTGTATCTTAGGCAACTTCCTTACCAAGAAGTACAATCACCTcaacctcttcctcttccaaGG ATTCCGGTTGGTTCCATTTTTGGTGGAGTTGCGTGCTGTGATGGACTGGGTCTGGACCGATaccactctgtccctctccaactggatgtgtgtggaggACATTTATGCTAACATCTTCATCATTAAGTGCagccgagagacagagaag AAATACCCCCAGCCTAAAggccagaagaagaagaagattgtCAAGTATGGGATGGGCGGGCTCATCATTTTCTTCCTCATTTGCATCATCTGGTTTCCGCTCCTCTTCATCTCATTAGTCAGATCAGTTGTGGGCGTGGTTAACCATCCTGTGGACGTTACAGTCACTGTCAAACTGGGAGGGTATGAG CCTTTGTTCACCATGAGTGTCCAACAGCAGTCCATCCAGCCCTTCACAGAGAAGAATTACGACACCCTCACCACTGTTTTTGGAGACAACGCT GTGGCTATGCAGTTCATCACCCTATACAGCTATGAGGACATAGTAACAGCCAAGATTGAGGGCAGCTCAGGTTCTGTGTGGAGGATCAGCCCGCCCAGCAGACAGGAGGTCATCAAGGAGCTGCTGGCCAGCCCTGTAGACATGACCTTGAGGCTGGCCTGGACCttccaaag gGACTTGGGCAAAGGTGGCACAGTGGAGCACACTTTTGATAAACACTCCATTGACTTTACGCCTGGCAACCCAGTCAGAGCAGACCTGGCCTCTCTGCTTGTAGGGAACCGCACAGACCCAGT ACGTGTGCCTCACATGTTCCCCAACTACATCCGAGCCCCCAACGGAGCTGAAGCCAAGCCTGTTAGCCAGCTGTATGAGG CTGACGAGGAGAGCTTCCAGGACGTGACACTGTCTCTGAAGAGCGACCGGTCCCTGAACGGCAGTGGGAATCAGGAGTGGTGGGACATCAGCATTGCTGACTGCCTCCCCACCTCAGATAACTGTGGTGTCCTGCCTATGATCATCTTCAATGACAAAGTCAGCCCACCTAGTCTGGGCTTCCTTGCAGGATATGG AATCATGGGTCTGTACGTATCAGTGGTGCTGGTGATTGGGAAGTTTGTGCGTGGGTTCTTCAGTGAAATCTCACACTCGATCATGTTTGAGGAGCTGCCCTGCGTGGACCGCATCCTGAAGCTCTGCACAGACATCTTCCTGGTCCGGGAGACTggagagctggagctggaggaggagctctaCTCCAAACTCATCTTCCTCTACCGCTCACCAGAGACCATGATCAAATGGACAAGAGACAACCAAAGAGACCGGGACCGACACTAG